In one window of Haloterrigena salifodinae DNA:
- a CDS encoding helix-turn-helix transcriptional regulator, whose protein sequence is MNSRVGVTVAVVAILLVGTGPIAAVGAADTGRPQSEPGSFAVQQDQIDADEVRMDVALRPNGTAEWRLEFLVRLDDEESTTAFESLRDDIRDDPDNHTQSFADRMGETVATAENATGREMSTDGFAVETERQSFAQEYGVVRYTFQWHGFAAVEGDELRAGDALEGIYLDDGTRLLIEWPDGYNRASVAPEPDDERDRAVIWRGGDTDFVSGEPRVVVTAAGTGPSPALLAAAGLTVVALGAAGLWWYRNRSRPTVPPVEGDIDRTDPDAARTDDATASPPADEPTVSSERAQSVQSTDSSATGAPDPDLLSNEEQVLRLVRENGGRMKQQAVVEELDWTDAKTSKVVSGLRDEGKLESFRLGRENVLSLPGEGDPLTDEDDGPEST, encoded by the coding sequence ATGAACAGTCGCGTCGGCGTGACGGTCGCGGTCGTCGCGATACTGCTCGTCGGAACCGGGCCGATCGCAGCCGTCGGAGCCGCGGACACCGGGCGGCCGCAGTCGGAGCCGGGGTCGTTCGCGGTCCAGCAGGACCAGATCGACGCGGACGAGGTCCGAATGGACGTCGCGCTCCGACCGAACGGGACCGCAGAGTGGCGCCTCGAGTTTCTCGTTCGGCTCGACGACGAGGAGAGCACGACGGCGTTCGAATCGCTGCGGGACGATATCCGCGACGATCCGGACAACCACACGCAGTCGTTCGCCGACCGGATGGGCGAGACGGTCGCCACGGCGGAGAACGCGACGGGCCGTGAGATGTCCACCGACGGGTTCGCCGTGGAGACCGAACGCCAGTCGTTCGCTCAAGAGTACGGCGTCGTCAGGTACACGTTCCAATGGCATGGGTTCGCCGCCGTCGAGGGCGACGAACTCCGGGCGGGCGACGCGCTCGAGGGAATCTATCTCGACGACGGGACCCGATTGCTGATCGAGTGGCCGGACGGATACAACCGAGCCTCGGTCGCGCCGGAGCCCGACGACGAACGCGATCGCGCGGTCATCTGGCGGGGCGGCGACACCGACTTCGTCTCCGGCGAGCCGCGCGTCGTCGTCACCGCTGCGGGGACGGGCCCGTCCCCGGCGCTGCTCGCGGCCGCCGGCCTCACCGTCGTCGCGCTCGGCGCCGCAGGTCTCTGGTGGTATCGCAACCGCTCGCGGCCGACCGTGCCGCCGGTCGAGGGAGACATCGATCGAACCGATCCCGACGCCGCTCGAACGGACGACGCGACGGCGTCGCCACCGGCCGACGAACCGACGGTGTCGTCGGAACGGGCCCAGTCCGTGCAGTCGACGGACTCGAGTGCAACTGGGGCGCCGGATCCGGATCTGCTCAGCAACGAGGAACAGGTCCTCCGCCTCGTTCGCGAGAACGGCGGCCGGATGAAACAGCAGGCCGTCGTCGAGGAACTCGACTGGACCGATGCGAAGACCAGCAAGGTCGTCAGCGGGCTCCGAGACGAAGGGAAACTCGAGTCGTTCCGCCTCGGCCGCGAGAACGTGCTCTCACTGCCCGGCGAGGGCGATCCGCTGACCGACGAGGACGACGGTCCCGAATCGACATGA
- a CDS encoding TlpA family protein disulfide reductase, whose product MKRRAFIAATAVLAAGSGCLEGGADSDDDGNSDESNESAVELTTVDAPGSEGGTIDVPSRGQIQLVNCIRITCPTSRAMLSRVGEAREELATAREVGPDGDVHVVSVVDEYSGSASSPSELSDWWAQQDGDWTLAVDEDGALFEDYGVTGTPTTLAVDGTGEVHWRDEGGTTANNLVNGVETALEASDS is encoded by the coding sequence ATGAAACGACGCGCATTCATCGCGGCCACGGCGGTACTGGCGGCGGGGTCAGGCTGCCTCGAGGGCGGCGCCGACTCGGACGACGACGGTAACAGCGACGAATCGAACGAGTCGGCGGTCGAACTCACGACCGTCGACGCGCCTGGGAGCGAGGGAGGGACGATCGACGTTCCGAGCCGAGGGCAGATCCAGCTCGTCAACTGCATCCGGATCACCTGTCCGACCAGCCGCGCCATGCTCTCGCGGGTCGGCGAGGCCCGCGAGGAACTCGCGACCGCCCGCGAGGTCGGCCCCGACGGCGACGTCCACGTCGTAAGCGTCGTCGACGAGTACTCCGGCTCGGCGTCCTCGCCGTCGGAACTGTCCGACTGGTGGGCCCAGCAGGACGGTGACTGGACCCTCGCCGTCGACGAGGACGGGGCGCTGTTCGAGGACTATGGCGTCACCGGCACGCCGACGACGCTGGCCGTCGACGGCACCGGCGAGGTCCACTGGCGCGACGAGGGCGGTACGACCGCGAACAATCTGGTCAACGGCGTCGAGACGGCACTCGAGGCGTCGGACTCGTAG
- a CDS encoding Lrp/AsnC ligand binding domain-containing protein, giving the protein MARAFVLIDVATGMAETVCDSVREVDGVAEAYVITGDFDVVVELEGERPHDLLSTVTSAVRPLEDVGTTRTYVCLD; this is encoded by the coding sequence ATGGCTCGCGCATTCGTGCTGATCGACGTTGCGACGGGCATGGCCGAGACCGTCTGCGACTCCGTTCGCGAGGTCGACGGCGTCGCTGAGGCGTACGTCATCACCGGCGACTTCGACGTCGTGGTCGAACTCGAGGGCGAGCGACCGCACGACCTCCTTTCGACGGTCACGTCGGCGGTCCGGCCGCTCGAGGACGTCGGCACGACGCGAACGTACGTCTGTCTCGACTGA